One Triplophysa rosa linkage group LG9, Trosa_1v2, whole genome shotgun sequence genomic window carries:
- the slc1a4 gene encoding neutral amino acid transporter A — MEKKKSGINGHAGLKDPLPAIPMQSEKKSFKDRFVVFLKRNLLVIMTVSGVLVGVGLGMMVRNMNLTRAQMTYFAFPGEMLLRMLKMIILPLVVCSLISGAASLDTRSLGKLGGIAVAYFLVTTLIASSIGVALAFIIKPGVGAGALNSNNLGLEGLSSNKETTDSFLDLARNLFPSNLVAAAFRSYATDYKLVFVGNGTNGTLNYQKVPFGTESEGMNILGLVLFAMVFGVALKKLGTEGEELIRFFNAFNEATMVLVSWIMWYVPFGIMFLVGSKIVEMEDVVLLVTSLGKYIFASILGHVIHGGIVLPLIYFGFTRANPFSFLSGLITPFTTAFATCSSSATLPTMMKCVEENNGVDKRISRFILPIGATVNMDGAAIFQCVAAVFIAQLNNLELNAGQIFTILVTATASSVGAAGIPAGGIITIAIILEAIGLPTHDLSLMLAVDWIVDRTTTVVNVEGDALGAGILHHINEQEMRKQKQQEEQELQEVKVEVVANVQAEEETSPLITHQNRGDNSSRETLDDKDGVESVL, encoded by the exons ATGGAGAAAAAGAAGAGCGGAATCAACGGACACGCGGGACTTAAAGACCCGTTACCAGCGATCCCAATGCAATCTGAAAAGAAAAGCTTTAAAGACCGATTCGTGgtctttttaaaaagaaatctttTAGTCATAATGACGGTGTCCGGGGTACTGGTGGGCGTCGGACTCGGAATGATGGTCCGGAACATGAACCTAACACGAGCGCAAATGACATATTTCGCCTTTCCTGGAGAAATGTTGCTGAGGATGCTCAAGATGATCATCCTTCCTTTAGTGGTTTGCAGTTTAATTTCGGGCGCTGCGAGTCTAGACACTCGTTCGCTGGGAAAACTGGGAGGAATCGCCGTCGCTTACTTTTTGGTGACCACGCTGATCGCCTCATCCATCGGGGTCGCGCTCGCTTTCATCATCAAACCCGGCGTTGGAGCGGGAGCGCTCAACTCCAACAACCTGGGGCTTGAAGGCTTGAGCTCCAACAAAGAGACAACGGATTCGTTTTTAGACCTTGCAAG aAACCTGTTTCCATCTAATCTGGTGGCCGCCGCTTTCCGCTCA TATGCCACAGATTACAAGCTGGTTTTTGTCGGAAATGGAACGAACGGGACCCTCAACTACCAGAAG GTTCCTTTTGGAACAGAATCAGAGGGAATGAATATTCTAGGCCTTGTTCTCTTCGCGATGGTTTTTGGAGTTGCTTTAAAAAAGCTTGGAACAGAAGGAGAAGAGCTCATTCGGTTTTTCAATGCCTTCAATGAAGCCACCATGGTACTGGTGTCCTGGATCATGTG GTATGTGCCTTTTGGCATTATGTTCCTAGTAGGCAGTAAGATTGTTGAGATGGAAGATGTGGTACTGTTGGTCACTAGCTtgggaaaatacatttttgcctCTATCTTGGGTCACGTCATCCACGGTGGTATTGTACTACCACTTATCTACTTTGGATTCACTCGTGCAAATCCCTTCAGTTTCCTGTCTGGACTCATCACACCTTTTACGACAGCCTTTGCTACCTGCTCCAG CTCGGCAACTCTTCCCACTATGATGAAGTGTGTGGAGGAGAACAACGGCGTTGACAAAAGAATCAGCCGATTCATACTGCCGATCGGAGCCACAGTTAACATGGATGGAGCTGCCATTTTCCAGTGCGTTGCGGCTGTGTTTATCGCTCAGCTTAACAATTTGGAACTCAACGCAGGCCAGATCTTCACAATCCT GGTGACAGCCACTGCTTCCAGTGTTGGAGCGGCCGGAATTCCAGCAGGAGGGATCATTACCATCGCTATCATTTTGGAAGCCATTGGTCTGCCAACTCATGACTTGTCACTCATGCTGGCTGTAGACTGGATTGT GGACCGCACCACCACTGTTGTGAATGTGGAAGGAGATGCTCTTGGTGCTGGCATCCTTCACCATATTAATGAGCAAGAGATGAGGAAGCAAAAGCAGCAGGAGGAGCAGGAACTTCAAGAAGTAAAGGTGGAGGTGGTGGCTAATGTCCAGGCAGAAGAGGAGACCTCTCCTCTCATCACACACCAGAACCGAGGAGACAACTCCTCACGGGAAACGCTCGATGACAAGGATGGTGTGGAGTCTGTGCTGTAA
- the sertad2b gene encoding SERTA domain-containing protein 2b yields the protein MLGKGAKRKLDEDEEGLEGKALAAGVRAGVTGDSLSKVSYTLQRQTIFNMSLMKLYNHRALTEPSLEKRVLINNMLRRIQEELKQEGNLRPLFFPPSPPPDDPVDESFREAQPVFSVLSMVASSPTQSLAPSSPILVQPSPELSNASPLEACLTPASLLEEDSVTLCMSPSPLAPRLSSSAARDSFSFALDEIEELCPPPSPTATTAPGATSPSALTVALQMPLLPTTLNSGALDSKDCSKPCSPKLEGPVPLPVERSAVPNATESRLLETLPPNNLDMSTSLSSSSSGFLTDLALDDILFADIDTSMYDFDPCTSSSGAAPSKLTPMVTADELLKSLSPYSGASPAVTSNQPFKMDLTELDHIMEVLVGS from the coding sequence ATGTTGGGTAAAGGGGCAAAACGGAAACTAGATGAGGATGAAGAGGGGCTGGAAGGCAAAGCGTTGGCGGCAGGAGTCAGAGCCGGAGTAACTGGCGACAGTCTCTCCAAGGTCTCCTACACCCTACAACGGCAGACCATCTTCAACATGTCGCTCATGAAGCTCTACAACCACCGCGCGCTCACCGAGCCCAGCTTGGAGAAACGTGTGCTCATCAACAACATGCTGAGACGCATCCAGGAAGAGCTAAAGCAGGAGGGCAACCTGCGGCCGCTCTTCTTTCCCCCCTCTCCTCCTCCCGATGACCCTGTGGATGAAAGTTTCCGCGAGGCGCAGCCCGTTTTCAGCGTCCTGTCAATGGTGGCGTCGTCCCCCACCCAGTCGCTGGCACCGTCCTCCCCGATCCTTGTGCAGCCCTCGCCAGAACTGTCAAACGCATCCCCCCTGGAAGCCTGTCTCACCCCTGCTTCGCTTTTAGAAGAGGACAGCGTGACGCTTTGCATGTCGCCATCTCCCTTAGCTCCCAGACTTTCTTCATCTGCAGCCAGAGACAGCTTCTCTTTTGCCCTGGATGAGATCGAGGAACTCTGTCCACCACCCTCACCAACAGCTACGACAGCGCCCGGTGCTACCAGTCCATCCGCCCTCACAGTGGCCCTTCAGATGCCATTGCTGCCCACAACCTTAAACTCAGGGGCCTTAGACTCCAAAGACTGCAGTAAACCCTGCAGCCCAAAGCTTGAAGGACCGGTCCCGCTGCCCGTGGAACGCTCGGCGGTCCCAAACGCAACCGAGTCCAGGTTGCTGGAGACTCTTCCTCCTAATAACCTGGACATGAGCACCTCGCTGTCCTCCTCTTCCTCAGGCTTTCTAACAGACCTGGCCCTGGATGACATTCTGTTTGCAGATATCGACACCTCCATGTACGATTTTGACCCCTGCACCTCTTCCTCGGGTGCAGCCCCCTCCAAACTGACGCCCATGGTGACGGCAGATGAACTCCTGAAGAGTCTTTCACCCTACAGCGGTGCTTCTCCTGCTGTCACCTCAAACCAGCCTTTCAAAATGGACCTCACCGAACTGGACCATATTATGGAGGTGCTTGTGGGATCATGA